Below is a genomic region from Ostrea edulis chromosome 10, xbOstEdul1.1, whole genome shotgun sequence.
ATGACTGTGTAACCGGAAGTGGTAGTGTATACGGCTGTGTAACTGGATTTTACAGTGTATATGACTGTGTAACCGGCGTTTACAGTGTATATGACTGTGTAACCGGAAGTTACAGTGTATATGACTGTGTAACTGGAAGTTGTAGTGTATATGACTGTGTACCCGGAAGTTGTAGTGTATATGACTGTGTCCTCGGAAGTTACAGTGTATATGACTGTGTAACCGGAAGTTGCAGTGTATATAAATGTGTACCTGGAAGTTACAGTGTATATGACTGTGTAACCGGAAGTTGCAGTGTACATTACTGTGTGTTTTCCCTTCTATGTCGTTTGTGCAAGATCCATAGAAACAAGGTCCGACTTTACATATTTTGAACATTAAAAACTAATAAATGTGATAGAAACAGTGAAGTTCTCTAAATCAAGATATCAACTGACTTATAGAATATTTCAGGTTTTGTAATATACTCACGCTTTGGTAGTCTCTGATGTGCCTGATTCTATCCTTTCTCCCGTTCATTGTATTTGTGCCCTCAGCCACCATCATATGACGAACATGGTCAATCTTCAACTGGTATTCATACTATCAGAAATTTAACCATCAGTCGTTTGTTTGACAAAATCAGTACTTTTTCATGAACGTAGTCGTTTacttaaatttctttttctatGATATTTTTGATacttgtaatgatagccattttcccCCATCAATTGGCTGCAATTGTGACTAAACAAAAATCCCACAAGTCGATGACATTTGAGGAGCGTACGTTCCAGCCATGGCGTGTGACGATGACATCACCTTAACTGTGACGCTTCACactggcatacttcatgaagcgcgttaaaaacaattccttaAAATTCTAATTCTCGTTGATTCTGTGTGTCACtgtttaatattaaaatagATGTTTATGAACAAAAAAGTAGGAAATTAACGAGACTGATAAAGAAAAGGGGTGATACTTACACTAACAGTGTAGGGTCCTTGAACAGCAAATACCGTCACTGACCCTCTCTCGTATCCTTCCCACCGGTCAGGGTAGCAACACAGCTGATCACTACGTCCGAACAGTAAAACACTGAGTAGATAAAAAGCTAACATAACAATTTCACGATAGTAACTACAAGTAGATTTCAATTGTAGATGTAAGACTTACGTGACCCAGCTTAATATGGATTTCAAATCTAGCAGTAAAGACTCACTGACCCTGCTTTTTATCTTGCGTAATACGTAGAATTCGGTATATGATAATTGCATATGTAGATAAGAGCTCCCGAACCTGTTGTAACTGCATAGTCTCTAGAATTGAGgggtcgttctttacatactaattttgactacgtttaTCAGGGCTCATGGTGAGTGTAACCGTCGACAGAGGATGATTACTTCTCCTAGGGatctcatcccacctctggtgtatccagcggtccgtgtttgccgtaCTCCTGCTTTTGTATTCTCTATAggaatgagattgatcactattcgttattttgACTTAATATATTTAGATGAAAGGTCGAAAACTGGTAATGATGATTatctaaagaaaaaaattagtttTAGATCAAGGGAACATCctgtgacatttttaaaaaaaacaaccaatggttgattgattgattgattttacgtcccatcgagaatttttaactcatattgagacgtcaccagctgtaggtgaagtaccagaAATTTAGAACTATCCTTAGCTCTcatggccgtagcagtgagagaTCTTTATAGTGCCAAcgtctgctgtgacacagggcctccgtttttaaggtcatatcgaaagatccgtgattctcacttctaaatgcctagggtttggcgaaggagcaatcactacctatttatAAGTCTTAGGTTTGAAATGGTTAGAACAGAGATGCTTCTGTTGGTTCAGCTTTCACGGAATGTAGTAATCACTCAAATTTTCTACACTGTTCTGCCACTCGTGGTTTTCAACACAAATTAAGTCATCGTTTCCTCTGCGTGGACGTTTTTTTCCAGGGTTGGGAAAGGGTGAACTTTAACACCATCCAAAGTAGATATACACCCCTTTCTTTCCTTTATTTAAATTccgaccgttcttggcacaattttttttcaaaagcaatTTCTTACCAGAGTAAACAATATCAACCAAAAGTACACCTGCTGAACATTTCGTTCATATCACCTGACTGGCGTGGTTAAATGCGAAAAATTCCCTGTGTACCGGATGAACTCGAAACGTGATTAAGAAAATCTGTcgttaggtcaaatgctgtctggcattTTTCTTATCAACTGTTAGATCGTTCTTTACATTCTAAagttgactacggattaccccgtttacctgattaagatagcGGTTAAACAGTAGGTGTGACCGGTAAACatgggatgtttactcttcttagacacctgatccaatcTTTCCTATGTTTGCgctactcttgattttgtattataAGGATTGTTAgtatatttgattgatttttggTGATAATTGTATCACATATCTACATATCTCTAGTGAATCGAAACTAAATCTGAGTATGAATATTGATgaatatgtttatatttatacaatGAATCGAAACTAAATCTAACTGAGTATGAATATTGATGAATAtgcatatatttatacaatGAATCGAAACTAAATCTAATTGTGtataaatattgatgaaattgtaaatatttatccATTGAATCGAAAGTagatttaattgaatataaatattgatgatttgaATCGAAACTATAtctaattgaaaatgaatattaatgaaaacGTATGCAGAAGTAGGACTAATCAAATTGATGAGATAGCATTACCATGCAATAACATAGGAAACACTGAGAGATCCCAAGGAAACGGAGCGTTAAACTAATGAAAAGTTGTTCATTCGAGGCTACAAACTTGCATTAAACACTCCATAACATGCAGAGCTTTATATAATTTAGAAACATTTTCACACTATTTGCCAGTAACATGTCGAATTTTCAAACCAATTTTGCATGTCTGATTTTGTCATTACTTTCAGGGATCGGATATGAGATAGgtatttttaaaaccaaattAACTTTTTATAAGTCAGTATACAATctgtacatattttatcaaattttgcaATTAAGGAAATCCAATTTTCTTAGAATGCAATCTTTATGACACACGAAATCAATTGAATGTAGTCTTTTCTTCTAGGGAATGTTCTGCACCAAAAGTTTTGTTTGAAAAAGATAATTTGATAGATGAACACAATCTTTCTTGCTATTCGCACAAGATAGCACGTCGAGGGGACTCCGATAAGCACAGAATGCTGGGTTTGGGGACAGTTGCTCTGTACATACTCCTTGTTGGTATGTTATGTTTCCTTGAGTTATAATTGTCTTCAAATTTAACTGACATACAATCTCTTATTTTTCAATCtgcaaattcttttcaaaatcattTCCTTGACAAAAATTCACGTACAATGAAATTGAATGTTAAATTCACCATGATTGCAATGTTACTTAATACTTATTGTTGACATTGATTTCGACAATTTAATTAATCAATGCGTGAGATAAAATCAAAAGAATATCACTCATTGTTTATTGAGTATTTTTCATATCCATCTTTAATTGTAATTAATAGCATTTCTTGTCTTTTCATGTGAAGGAAATCAAATTCGCATATACTTCAAACCAGTTACTTGTAAAGTGAAATACAATGCCTTTTTCGGATAGTAAAtgtctatatgtatatatttttatctagaAATTTCTCTCTCTGATTTTGTGTAACTCATGACgtataaaatttacttttcatGAATTAATATTGACTATTAAGGTGATTTTTAACATCCCAAATATAAAGATTTTATCGACGTTCTTCGTAAAATTCAGAATCCCGTTTAATGaaattaacatcaatacagTGTGCAACCATGGTATTCTGTATATATCTAACTACATAAtcatttttcgttattttcgcctttcatgttACTGATTGTACGAAATGGGTGTTATCAGAAAAATAAATCTTGTTATCAAACAtactatgaataaaataatcCAATGCAAAGTATATTTCAAGGTATAAATATTAAATCATTTATGAAAAACATTGATTTCCAACATAATATTTAATCCAGTTAGATAAATTCATGAATTTAACCGTCTTCGTGTGAAGAATATTACTCACGCACAGAAATACCTATCTAAATGAAAAAAACCCAGGGATGTTTCTTAGAGAAAATGTCTAGTAAATATAATGAGCTTAGAGAGGAGAAGGGAATTAAACCACCTTCAACAAGTATGATTGACAACCACATGTATGGTTATACCATATAGCTCCATTCCAATAAAATCGATTTTTGAATACTTCCCAAATACATGTTCTATGTTTCAAAGAAAccagaaatgtttgaaaactaGCCTCCAATATGATGTATTCTGCTACTTCACCTACAAGGAACATTCAACGTGGATACGATTAACGGTGTCAACATTTTGCACTACGGATATGATGTTTAGTCTTTTTCATGTTTAGCATCATTACCAACAACTACACCGGAAACGGAAACAACGGATTCCACCTCGAATAGTACAGGAAGTAGAACGATGACAGATGTATCAACCGTTGAGGTTACTGATGTTACAGAGGAATCAACCGTTGAGGTTACTGATGTTACAGATAAGACAACCGTTGAGGTTACTGATGTTACAGATAAGACAACCGTTGAGGTTACTGATGTTACAGATAAGACAACCGTTGAGGTTACTGATGTTACAGATAAGACAACCGTTGAGGTTACTGATGCTACAGAGGAATCAACCGCTGAGGTTACTGATGTTACAGAGGAATCAACCGTTGAGGTTACTGATGGGGCACTAACTGAAAACACTCTAGGAACGACACCAGgtatttgaaaaattaacttGTTGAATCGGATACATTTTTCACAGTGCAgcacgagttatttccccctaaATTCAGGGCCGCACAACACGCCGGGGTTCCCAAGTGATTGCGGTATAATCTACTATTTGTGATTGTAATTAAGTGCCAATTAATGGAGTTTTGTAGAAATTAAGTGTAATTACTGACAAATGACCTAACTGTACAAAATTGTTAGTCATTCATTATGTTTCCCGTATGTTATGTTTTCCAGTCCTCGGCATCTTCAGATCAGATTAGTATGATCAGGATATCGTTAGCTTGTCAGCAGACCTTCATTATTGCTTTTTAGCAATATTTTCGACCAACACATAATGAATATGCCAGAAATTACATGTGCGTCCAACGCGTGTAATCATTAATTTGTAATCCTTTCACACTGCagacaaaaatatatacatcaaTTATCAATGAATGGCATATGTTAATCATATCGAATCCGAATCCCCACtgtagtatttttgttgttgttgaaatcTGTTTTCTAATGTACGTGAGTGGTTTAATCCTCTGAAAGTTAATGTTTGtgtaaatcaaaacaaaagcatcaTCAAGCACgtagcaag
It encodes:
- the LOC130050791 gene encoding uncharacterized protein LOC130050791, yielding MLGLGTVALYILLVASLPTTTPETETTDSTSNSTGSRTMTDVSTVEVTDVTEESTVEVTDVTDKTTVEVTDVTDKTTVEVTDVTDKTTVEVTDVTDKTTVEVTDATEESTAEVTDVTEESTVEVTDGALTENTLGTTPDFQPLSVPLFNSSILGNITEFHVGMETVVMETITLPEGCFPEVSFVAGFPRVEHVDIRRKECVFGRNVKKEHFCISHLHAFKSNSYEQ